A DNA window from Trypanosoma brucei brucei TREU927 chromosome 11 chr11_scaffold01 genomic scaffold, whole genome shotgun sequence contains the following coding sequences:
- a CDS encoding diacylglycerol acyltransferase, putative produces the protein MAGTQAAVDYTKVLVKNTVRFILLVLFLISLVVSLLLCMLADIFQAYAPVFPLWPMVFASVALNVACAVSTSLYHRVTCKASRSYKSSGSNHAYLAMQGFGYGLLFICPAVLFLYIELLASPVAVYRYGLITALGGSCAVANGLLIASLRYSEKTQRRVKEGGLGGGERPQRDSGLWRRRLLLLPDGETAIVVLLCIIALTCSIIAEYFTHLRRALTIVGMLLLVVSAAITRVGTGYRSATGEHPFSISRCSFRTGIVQGLGWFLGGATLCFDLVLCNSGAGAPPSWHIISGLSSMVSVAALLFARFHRFTEPTFKQGLQLSSDGPYVMTATSLFQLTFVWCLTLLLSTEYCELGMQLRQGLITCQTLTAVSMFALPLCTHFLGRVVFGKEYGIWISLDCRLEFAILQRLAWFCYSIAIFFAVLHMTESNHFRFVVIQALLVGVSQCLVHASLWAFGGGTLGRYSSDVEDQESLSRTTSTKSTSQEEDSEGEASVSYEGGRSALPLVLNAEMVTAIAVCVCGIALRLVADVESMDGAFVGALLGVPRKSLLNLARVMATVAVPLAHISSRDRVPLWQPFVGCGGYVSMQAVGWSVYAINTLIEAANYFHEERRSLASPVFGTQSMPLEHTVDGVCATVPFICIFLGSLFETWAQQSEKIHQRKMQQKIVELNSLLQHVIADPEDRERTKSLLKVVIGPRWKDLRSSGSSDEDERAEEVETRKEGMRNIVAILCVCVMMLFATSAFSATHQPAFTLIFGISGMMMTSVSCFSLQLFYGSIVHGATGTYSYFMPFSGGQKFVAFQTAGWSCYAAALLLILISCLEGRGSPTAFVCMGFFSVAAQFLILNSIPHFDSTPRPASLLEQNAEAALAVFALVGSFTFGVVWNAYTGGGIPGQAPSPLPIIVTAIAASCAAPLGIVSLKRHMERSAMFAVADGLESSSEASDGEEEIRSDGHTDAIAHVSNGSGHQFPSSLMQGQVNTGVDSERGTNDSFDTQASRSFPGSTGSFGSGKRCRSVQHMEVIPGTLYTICLILALLATLIWVIFVPIVLFYMFYSYAYSGLAVFHMTFTTFHIVLFLLSIAVVTPVLVQIIYDRRCKGLRGKFWSPLVAFTVYSLPTIVVSTVLVVWTQVDTMGAEVFALNMVFMSCLSFLSCAYLVASLFNTCFLGYVLHFYLYTCLVQGLAPLVVWKCVTDVGFTVFWLWYLRGYGKLPHITGCMCGAKSRDLFRTYLSPAIVDYFSARLIVDGRGKAGRGKTVIYSNSEGEEENAGPDHNDPSNKYIYSFHPHGVFPGTALWLPMSPQWEELIGRNEETIVTTHGADVIFAVPFMRDALMSVGTMSVSRKGIENCLKQNNSPIIVTGGMAEMVYQKGSDTEMHIVMHHSGFVRMALQHGVPIVPILCFAEQNVMMNVPFPRLQRLTSRKLGFPFPTMPYGRWFLPLPHARPLTVVVGKPILPDPAMCNADDPDHVVHYRLRYFGELQRLFFKYRDEAGYPNMVLHLHCHNETHIVTEFKGSESVKDDQNQ, from the coding sequence ATGGCTGGAACCCAGGCAGCAGTGGACTACACCAAAGTGTTGGTGAAGAATACAGTAAGGTTCATCCTCTTAGTTCTGTTTCTCATATCTCTCGTTGTCTCGTTACTCCTATGCATGCTTGCTGACATCTTTCAAGCCTACGCCCCCGTCTTCCCATTGTGGCCAATGGTTTTTGCGAGCGTTGCGCTAAACGTTGCGTGTGCTGTTTCGACTTCGTTGTATCATCGAGTAACGTGCAAGGCTTCTCGTTCTTATAAGAGCTCCGGAAGCAACCATGCATATTTGGCAATGCAAGGTTTCGGGTACggtttgctttttatttgtccGGCGGTGCTGTTCTTATATATTGAACTTTTAGCTTCCCCTGTTGCCGTCTACCGCTACGGATTGATAACAGCACTGGGTGGTTCATGTGCCGTGGCAAATGGGCTATTGATCGCATCTTTGCGGTACTCCGAAAAGACTCAGCGGCGAGTGAAAGAAGGTGGACTTGGGGGAGGCGAGAGGCCACAGCGCGACTCCGGTCTGTGGAGGAGACGTTTGTTATTGCTTCCAGACGGCGAGACAGCCATTGTCGTTTTGCTTTGTATCATTGCTCTCACGTGTTCTATTATTGCGGAGTATTTTACGCACCTGCGCCGTGCGTTGACCATTGTGGGCATGTTGCTTCTCGTAGTTAGTGCGGCTATCACTCGTGTTGGCACTGGGTATCGGTCTGCTACCGGCGAGCACCCCTTCTCGATCTCTAGGTGCAGCTTCAGAACGGGTATTGTTCAAGGGCTTGGTTGGTTTCTGGGTGGGGCAACGTTGTGTTTCGATTTGGTTTTGTGTAATTCAGGTGCGGGCGCACCTCCGTCTTGGCATATCATCAGTGGGTTAAGTTCGATGGTGAGCGTTGCTGCACTCCTGTTTGCAAGGTTTCACCGCTTCACAGAACCTACATTCAAACAAGGCTTGCAGTTGTCCAGTGATGGACCCTACGTAATGACAGCAACAAGTCTATTTCAACTTACTTTTGTGTGGTGTTTAACGTTACTACTATCTACGGAGTACTGCGAACTAGGTATGCAGTTGAGGCAGGGGCTGATTACGTGTCAAACCCTCACAGCGGTATCCATGTTTGCCCTGCCTCTTTGCACTCACTTTCTTGGCCGTGTTGTGTTCGGCAAGGAGTACGGAATATGGATAAGTCTTGACTGCCGGTTAGAATTCGCAATCTTGCAGCGGTTGGCGTGGTTTTGCTACAGCATAGCCATTTTCTTCGCCGTACTTCACATGACGGAGTCCAACCACTTCAGGTTCGTTGTCATACAGGCCCTACTGGTCGGAGTTTCTCAATGCCTTGTACATGCGTCGCTTTGGGCATTCGGTGGGGGAACATTGGGGAGATATTCAAGCGATGTTGAAGATCAAGAGTCTTTATCACGTACTACTTCCACCAAATCCACTTCACAGGAGGAAGACTCAGAGGGGGAAGCCTCCGTATCTTATGAGGGCGGTCGCTCTGCTCTACCTCTAGTACTGAATGCAGAGATGGTCACCGCCATTGCGGTCTGCGTGTGCGGGATTGCTCTTCGGCTTGTTGCCGATGTGGAGTCCATGGATGGCGCATTTGTCGGTGCTCTGTTGGGTGTTCCCCGGAAATCGCTTCTGAATCTTGCAAGGGTCATGGCCACTGTTGCGGTACCGCTTGCTCATATTTCATCCAGGGACCGTGTTCCTTTGTGGCAGCCATTTGTTGGCTGTGGTGGTTATGTTTCTATGCAAGCGGTGGGGTGGTCCGTTTACGCGATCAATACGTTGATTGAGGCCGCCAATTACTTTCATGAGGAACGCCGGAGTCTTGCGTCTCCGGTATTTGGAACTCAATCTATGCCATTGGAACACACAGTGGATGGTGTATGCGCTACCGTCCCGTTTATTTGCATATTCCTGGGCTCCTTATTTGAAACATGGGCCCAACAAAGCGAGAAAATTCATCAGCGGAAGATGCAACAGAAGATCGTGGAGCTTAACAGCTTACTACAGCATGTCATTGCCGATCCGGAGGATCGGGAGCGGACGAAGTCACTTTTGAAGGTTGTAATTGGCCCTCGGTGGAAAGATTTGAGAAGTAGCGGAAGTTCCGACGAGGACGAACGCGCCGAGGAGGtggaaacaagaaaggagggCATGAGAAATATCGTAGCCATTCTCTGCGTCTGTGTAATGATGTTGTTTGCGACTTCCGCGTTTTCAGCAACGCACCAACCCGCCTTTACACTTATATTCGGGATATCAGgtatgatgatgacgagTGTATCGTGTTTTTCGCTGCAACTTTTTTACGGATCGATCGTGCACGGGGCCACCGGAACCTATTCGTACTTTATGCCATTTTCTGGTGGGCAAAAGTTTGTTGCATTCCAGACTGCTGGGTGGTCTTGTTACGCGGCTGCACTATTGTTAATTCTAATAAGTTGTCTCGAAGGTCGCGGTTCGCCCACTGCCTTCGTTTGCATGGGTTTCTTTAGTGTCGCGGCACAGTTTTTGATTTTGAATTCTATTCCGCATTTTGATTCCACTCCGAGACCGGCTTCGTTGTTGGAACAAAATGCGGAAGCGGCGCTTGCCGTGTTTGCGCTCGTTGGTTCCTTTACTTTTGGTGTTGTATGGAACGCCTACACAGGCGGTGGCATTCCAGGGCAGGCGCCATCCCCGCTCCCCATTATTGTTACAGCTATTGCCGCATCGTGTGCTGCACCATTGGGAATCGTGTCTTTGAAGCGCCACATGGAGCGTTCCGCCATGTTCGCCGTCGCTGATGGACTGGAAAGTTCCTCCGAGGCAAGTGACGGTGAAGAGGAAATACGCAGTGATGGCCACACGGATGCAATCGCCCATGTAAGTAATGGGAGTGGACACCAGTTCCCCTCTTCATTGATGCAGGGCCAAGTAAACACCGGTGTCGACTCGGAGCGAGGGACAAATGATTCCTTCGACACCCAAGCATCCCGCTCCTTTCCAGGATCCACCGGATCGTTCGGGAGTGGCAAGCGGTGCCGCTCAGTGCAGCACATGGAGGTCATACCGGGCACATTGTACACGATTTGTCTCATTTTGGCGCTGCTTGCTACACTGATTTGGGTTATATTCGTCCCGATAGTTCTCTTCTATATGTTCTACTCGTACGCCTACAGTGGACTTGCCGTATTTCACATGACGTTTACGACATTTCACATTGTGTTGTTCCTGCTTTCCATTGCGGTTGTTACCCCGGTGCTCGTCCAAATAATTTACGACAGACGATGTAAGGGTCTTCGGGGGAAGTTCTGGAGCCCTCTAGTTGCTTTTACTGTGTACTCCCTACCAACAATTGTGGTTTCAACGGTGCTTGTTGTCTGGACTCAGGTGGACACAATGGGGGCCGAGGTTTTTGCCCTAAACATGGTATTCATGAGTTGCCTTTCGTTCCTTTCGTGTGCTTATCTGGTGGCGTCACTCTTTAACACATGTTTCCTCGGATATGTGCTGCACTTTTATCTCTACACATGTTTGGTTCAGGGGTTGGCGCCTCTTGTCGTTTGGAAGTGCGTCACGGACGTCGGGTTTACAGTGTTTTGGTTGTGGTACTTACGAGGTTACGGTAAGCTCCCTCACATCACTGGATGCATGTGCGGTGCCAAATCGCGGGACTTGTTCCGTACCTATTTATCACCTGCCATTGTCGATTACTTCAGTGCGCGTCTTATTGTTgatgggagggggaaggcTGGAAGGGGTAAAACGGTTATATACAGTAATTccgagggggaggaggaaaatgctGGACCTGATCACAATGATCCGTCAAACAAATACATTTATTCCTTTCATCCGCATGGTGTTTTCCCCGGCACCGCACTCTGGTTGCCGATGTCACCGCAGTGGGAGGAACTGATCGGCCGCAACGAGGAGACCATTGTCACAACACACGGTGCAGATGTGATTTTTGCCGTCCCGTTCATGCGTGACGCGCTTATGTCAGTTGGCACCATGAGTGTATCGAGGAAAGGAATTGAGAACTGTCttaagcaaaacaacagccCTATTATTGTGACTGGTGGGATGGCGGAAATGGTGTATCAGAAGGGTAGTGACACCGAAATGCACATCGTCATGCATCACAGCGGGTTTGTTCGAATGGCTCTGCAGCATGGGGTGCCTATTGTGCCTATCCTTTGTTTCGCCGAGCAAAATGTAATGATGAATGTTCCCTTTCCACGTCTACAGAGACTCACCTCGAGAAAGCTTGGCTTTCCATTTCCCACAATGCCGTATGGGAGAtggtttcttccccttccacaTGCACGGCCACTCACCGTAGTGGTGGGTAAACCAATTCTTCCAGATCCTGCGATGTGCAatgctgatgaccctgatcATGTAGTACACTACAGACTCCGCTATTTTGGTGAATTGCAGCGGCTTTTCTTCAAGTATCGTGATGAAGCCGGATACCCCAACATGGTGCTTCATCTCCACTGCCACAACGAGACGCATATTGTGACAGAATTTAAAGGGTCGGAATCAGTTAAAGATGATCAAAACCAATGA